From one Flavobacteriales bacterium genomic stretch:
- a CDS encoding MarR family transcriptional regulator: MPGIDRELKSRFTSEQQKAMLNLLSTANWIRSLQALRFKPYGISAQQYNILRILRGAMDPAHAIESEGGRMKAQSIKERMIDRAPNATRLTDKLIAKGLVKRERCDSDGRVIYVRITPKGLALLARIDAQDQGGFEDLLKGLNEADALSINRILDAWRG; the protein is encoded by the coding sequence ATGCCGGGCATCGATCGCGAGCTGAAGAGCCGGTTCACCAGTGAGCAGCAGAAGGCCATGCTCAACCTGCTGTCCACCGCCAATTGGATCCGCTCGCTCCAAGCCCTGCGCTTCAAGCCCTACGGCATCAGTGCACAGCAGTACAACATCCTGCGCATCCTGCGCGGCGCCATGGATCCAGCCCATGCGATTGAGTCCGAAGGCGGTCGCATGAAGGCGCAGAGCATCAAGGAGCGCATGATCGACCGCGCGCCCAACGCCACCCGCCTCACCGACAAGCTCATTGCCAAAGGACTGGTGAAGCGTGAACGCTGTGATTCGGACGGCCGGGTGATCTATGTGCGCATCACGCCCAAGGGCCTCGCCTTGCTCGCGCGCATCGATGCCCAGGATCAAGGCGGATTCGAGGATCTCCTGAAAGGCCTGAATGAGGCCGACGCCCTATCGATCAACCGCATCCTCGACGCGTGGCGCGGGTGA
- a CDS encoding DUF983 domain-containing protein: protein MSKRSAAYSIFRFKCPHCREGEFFVDRNPYHLSTVGDVREACPVCERKFTPEPGFYYGGMYVAYALAVATGTSIFVATLVLWPSASVGAKAGSVAVGLVVLGPWLYAVSKTTWANLFMRYKGVAITEAEHRYAAGRTNASDGPSRG, encoded by the coding sequence ATGTCGAAGCGCAGCGCGGCGTACAGCATCTTCCGGTTCAAATGCCCGCATTGCCGGGAGGGCGAATTCTTCGTGGACCGTAATCCGTACCACCTCTCGACGGTGGGCGATGTGCGCGAAGCATGTCCGGTGTGTGAGCGGAAGTTCACGCCGGAGCCGGGTTTCTATTACGGCGGCATGTACGTGGCCTACGCGCTCGCGGTGGCCACCGGGACCAGCATTTTCGTGGCCACGCTCGTGCTCTGGCCTTCGGCATCGGTAGGTGCGAAGGCCGGGTCGGTGGCCGTCGGCCTGGTGGTCCTTGGCCCTTGGCTCTACGCCGTTTCGAAGACCACCTGGGCCAATCTCTTCATGCGCTACAAAGGCGTTGCCATCACCGAGGCCGAGCATCGCTATGCCGCTGGGCGGACCAATGCTTCCGATGGGCCTTCCCGCGGGTGA
- a CDS encoding alkaline phosphatase D family protein, producing MRRIAFPIVLLTSGTVCAQPPINGPMLGHVDMLAAAVWMQCQGPCSALMEYWKASSPDSVMRTPVLDSESWQAHCLDFNLDGLVPGTDYRYRPIVNGEPALTEALSFRTQPLWKHRGDPPAFSVALGSCAYINEPDYDRPGTPYGGGYGIFGAIAAKQPEAMLWLGDNIYLREPDWGTRSGYLHRYTHTRSTPELQQLLRIGGHYAIWDDHDFGPNDADGSWINGAVALECFDLFWPNPTCGAPGVTGAVTSFSYADADFFLLDDRTHRTPANLKTSPTALLGEAQIDWLIRALKYSDAAFKVVAIGSQVLNSAAIYETYANYPAERDRLLKRIEEDGIRGVVFLTGDRHFTELSAMELKDGRKLYDLTCSPLTSGVHRPKETNVHRVEGTLVEQRNFATLSFSGKRKERVMTIRVFDAEGQLLWERPINEERKP from the coding sequence ATGCGCCGAATCGCTTTCCCGATCGTGCTGCTCACGAGCGGAACCGTGTGCGCCCAGCCCCCCATCAATGGTCCCATGCTCGGCCATGTGGACATGCTGGCCGCTGCGGTATGGATGCAATGCCAAGGGCCCTGCTCTGCGCTGATGGAATATTGGAAGGCGAGCAGTCCGGATAGCGTGATGCGCACACCCGTGCTGGATAGCGAGAGTTGGCAGGCCCACTGCCTCGACTTCAACCTCGACGGTTTGGTGCCGGGCACGGATTACCGCTATCGGCCCATCGTGAACGGCGAACCCGCCCTGACCGAGGCACTTTCATTCAGGACGCAGCCCTTGTGGAAGCACCGGGGCGACCCACCGGCCTTCAGCGTGGCGCTAGGAAGTTGCGCGTACATCAACGAGCCCGACTACGATCGTCCGGGCACACCCTATGGTGGCGGCTATGGGATCTTCGGCGCCATTGCCGCCAAACAGCCGGAGGCGATGCTCTGGCTCGGCGACAACATCTACTTGCGGGAACCGGATTGGGGAACACGCAGCGGCTACCTGCACCGATACACCCACACGCGTTCCACCCCGGAATTGCAGCAGCTCCTGCGCATCGGCGGGCACTACGCCATCTGGGACGATCACGACTTCGGGCCCAACGATGCCGATGGCTCCTGGATCAACGGCGCCGTCGCGCTGGAATGCTTCGACCTTTTCTGGCCCAATCCGACCTGCGGTGCGCCGGGCGTTACAGGTGCGGTCACCTCTTTCAGCTACGCCGATGCCGATTTCTTCCTCCTCGATGACCGCACGCACCGGACCCCCGCCAATCTGAAGACGTCGCCCACGGCGCTGCTCGGCGAGGCGCAGATCGATTGGCTCATCCGCGCCCTCAAGTACAGTGATGCCGCGTTCAAGGTGGTGGCCATAGGCAGCCAGGTGCTGAACAGCGCGGCCATCTATGAGACCTACGCCAACTATCCAGCCGAACGCGACCGTCTCCTGAAGCGGATCGAGGAAGATGGTATCCGCGGCGTGGTCTTCTTAACCGGCGACCGCCACTTCACGGAACTGAGCGCCATGGAGCTGAAGGATGGGCGCAAGCTGTACGACCTCACCTGCTCACCGCTCACCAGCGGGGTCCATAGGCCGAAGGAGACCAACGTGCATCGAGTGGAGGGCACCTTGGTGGAGCAGCGGAACTTCGCCACGCTCAGCTTCAGTGGCAAGCGCAAGGAGCGGGTGATGACGATCCGCGTATTCGACGCCGAAGGGCAGTTGCTCTGGGAGCGGCCCATCAACGAGGAACGGAAGCCGTGA
- a CDS encoding aminodeoxychorismate/anthranilate synthase component II, translating into MRILLLDNYDSFTWNLHHLLAVHAQVVVARNDAITVQEASRYERIVISPGPGLPSEAGITLPLLHALLPTHPILGVCLGMQALVDCCGGTLVNQRLVMHGVAVGCEPVGPADPLFRGLPASFEVGLYHSWAVHEASLPPTLRVTARSADGVVMAVRHAHYGACGVQFHPESVLTPNGPRIIRNWLAESGPAQASGSASASSG; encoded by the coding sequence GTGCGCATCCTGCTGCTCGACAACTATGATTCGTTCACCTGGAACCTGCACCATCTGCTGGCGGTGCATGCGCAGGTGGTGGTGGCGCGCAACGATGCCATCACGGTGCAGGAGGCTTCGCGCTACGAGCGGATCGTGATCTCACCGGGGCCTGGCCTGCCATCCGAGGCAGGTATCACCCTGCCGCTGCTGCACGCACTGCTGCCCACGCATCCGATCTTAGGGGTCTGCCTGGGCATGCAAGCGTTGGTGGATTGCTGCGGCGGGACGCTCGTGAACCAGCGGCTCGTCATGCACGGTGTGGCGGTGGGCTGCGAACCGGTGGGGCCGGCTGATCCATTGTTCCGCGGATTGCCTGCTTCCTTTGAGGTGGGGCTCTACCATAGTTGGGCGGTTCACGAGGCGAGCCTGCCGCCAACCCTGAGAGTGACCGCGCGGAGCGCTGATGGCGTGGTGATGGCCGTTCGCCACGCGCACTATGGGGCTTGCGGCGTGCAGTTCCATCCGGAAAGCGTGCTCACGCCGAACGGACCGCGTATCATCAGGAATTGGCTGGCAGAATCGGGCCCTGCTCAAGCCAGCGGATCAGCGAGCGCCAGCTCCGGATAG
- a CDS encoding SOS response-associated peptidase, whose translation MCYGVKARTEMSLRIAKSRGNAQAAERLARLLQPFPELDLHFANAFAHPRLVVYTGAAPHDPQLAIWGLVPAWTKNDSQRLQLWNQTLNARGESIFEKPAFRDSARSKRCLVHIEGFYEHHHLGRKAYPYFIRLKDRAHFALAGLWEQWTDPVSGESQLTFSIVTTEANDLLKRIHNNPKTAGPRMPVILTDEEEGLWLAPINGAADMEAIIRLIRPYPADAMIAHPVKPLLGNEGAGNSPGASEPFDYPELALADPLA comes from the coding sequence ATGTGCTACGGAGTGAAAGCCCGCACGGAGATGAGCCTGCGGATCGCCAAGAGCCGCGGCAACGCGCAGGCGGCCGAGCGGCTCGCTCGCCTCTTGCAGCCCTTCCCTGAGCTCGACCTGCATTTTGCCAACGCCTTCGCACACCCGCGCTTGGTCGTTTACACCGGTGCGGCGCCGCACGATCCGCAACTGGCCATCTGGGGGCTGGTGCCAGCATGGACCAAGAACGACTCCCAGCGCCTGCAGCTTTGGAACCAGACGCTGAATGCGCGCGGCGAGAGCATCTTCGAGAAACCGGCATTCAGGGATTCGGCGCGTAGCAAGCGATGCCTCGTGCACATCGAAGGGTTCTATGAGCACCATCACCTCGGCAGGAAGGCATACCCGTATTTCATCCGGTTGAAGGACCGCGCCCACTTCGCGCTGGCGGGCTTGTGGGAGCAATGGACCGATCCAGTGAGCGGGGAATCGCAGCTCACCTTCAGCATCGTCACCACCGAGGCGAACGACCTGTTGAAGCGGATCCACAACAACCCCAAGACCGCCGGGCCTCGCATGCCGGTGATCCTCACCGATGAAGAGGAGGGACTTTGGCTGGCACCGATCAATGGCGCAGCGGACATGGAGGCCATCATCCGACTGATCAGGCCCTACCCCGCCGATGCCATGATCGCCCATCCGGTCAAACCCTTGCTGGGGAATGAAGGTGCCGGCAACTCGCCTGGGGCCAGCGAGCCCTTCGACTATCCGGAGCTGGCGCTCGCTGATCCGCTGGCTTGA
- a CDS encoding response regulator transcription factor, which produces MKRIKLVLADPGELTLVGLRCIFDLVEDVEVLGSARDPISLKALLVRHRPDVALIDPGSYAFAARDIREGLKRSPRTRFVAITNEPSALMLMSAVKAGATAYVKKDCDLQEIRDAVQAAAEGKRFFCGKVLETLRRAGHDADRFTEEPMTCAPMVLSKRECEVIGLIAEGRSCTRIAEQLHLSAHTVITHRKNIMQKLGVNSTAAVVLFAVKNGLASPNHFLFNEGI; this is translated from the coding sequence ATGAAGCGAATCAAGCTCGTACTGGCGGATCCTGGCGAACTCACCCTTGTAGGGCTGCGGTGCATTTTCGATTTGGTCGAGGATGTTGAGGTGCTCGGCTCAGCGCGCGACCCGATTTCGCTCAAGGCTTTGCTGGTGAGGCATCGTCCTGATGTGGCGCTGATCGATCCGGGTTCCTACGCATTCGCCGCACGCGACATCCGCGAAGGCTTGAAGCGGTCACCCCGTACGCGATTCGTGGCCATCACCAACGAGCCTTCGGCCCTGATGCTGATGAGCGCCGTGAAGGCGGGCGCCACCGCGTACGTGAAGAAGGATTGCGACCTGCAGGAGATCCGCGATGCTGTGCAGGCCGCTGCCGAAGGCAAGCGTTTCTTCTGCGGCAAGGTGCTGGAGACCTTGCGCCGTGCAGGGCACGACGCGGATCGATTCACAGAGGAGCCCATGACCTGCGCGCCGATGGTGCTCAGCAAGCGCGAGTGCGAGGTGATCGGGCTGATCGCCGAGGGGAGATCCTGCACGCGGATCGCGGAGCAGCTGCATCTGAGCGCGCACACGGTGATCACCCACCGCAAGAACATCATGCAGAAACTGGGCGTGAACAGCACAGCCGCCGTGGTTCTCTTCGCCGTGAAGAACGGCTTGGCCAGTCCCAATCACTTCCTTTTCAACGAGGGGATCTAA
- the msrA gene encoding peptide-methionine (S)-S-oxide reductase MsrA — MKSIQGRHSRFAPLLLVLHLLAACSSANSESIIHPDMNPAPATNTDTITLGAGCFWCVEAVFSELKGVLSVTSGYMGGHVKNPGYKEVCAGTTGHAEVAQLVFDPSMVTLSEILEVFWQTHDPTTLNRQGADVGTQYRSAIFWHTGAQRDVAEDLKKRLDASGAFPAPIVTEVIEASIFYKAEDYHQDYYALNGSQGYCQMVIRPKLEKFRKVFADKLKQPK, encoded by the coding sequence ATGAAATCGATCCAAGGTCGCCATTCGCGCTTCGCACCACTGCTGCTGGTGCTCCACCTGCTGGCTGCTTGCTCATCCGCCAATTCAGAATCCATCATCCATCCCGACATGAATCCCGCTCCCGCAACCAACACCGATACCATCACCCTCGGCGCCGGTTGCTTCTGGTGCGTGGAAGCCGTGTTCAGTGAATTGAAGGGCGTGCTCTCCGTGACCAGTGGCTACATGGGCGGCCACGTGAAGAACCCCGGCTACAAGGAGGTCTGCGCCGGCACCACCGGGCATGCCGAGGTGGCGCAGCTTGTCTTCGATCCTTCCATGGTCACCTTATCAGAGATCCTCGAGGTTTTCTGGCAGACGCACGACCCCACCACGCTCAACCGGCAGGGCGCTGATGTGGGCACCCAATACCGTTCGGCCATTTTCTGGCACACCGGAGCGCAACGCGACGTGGCCGAGGACCTCAAGAAGCGGCTCGATGCCAGCGGCGCATTCCCTGCGCCGATCGTGACCGAGGTTATCGAAGCCAGCATCTTCTACAAGGCCGAGGATTACCACCAGGATTACTACGCGCTGAACGGTTCGCAGGGCTATTGCCAGATGGTGATCCGCCCCAAGCTCGAGAAGTTCCGCAAGGTCTTCGCCGATAAGCTGAAGCAGCCCAAGTGA
- a CDS encoding CotH kinase family protein has product MRARSLLTITAIAATLLARPQSPLFDLGAVHEIRIGFEEADWRTRLEDLYTEGQNGRLVGDVSIDGTVLAGCGIRFKGYSSYSAGRIKNPFNIDLNHTVSGQDYQGQKKIKLSNVFQDPSFLREVLTYAIAREYMPASRASYANVFVNDTLQGLYVITEDVGNDFLRAHFGENDGSFFKGNPPTVDLTGDNCNLSDAPGADSAAYSGIYELQSDAGWGHLLELIEALNTQPQRIDSVLNVDRALWMHALNYALINFDSYVGYAQNYYLYRDREGLWNTIPWDMNMSFGAFRLSDASTYWNGFSVNQAMSIDPLSHYNGVSVSERPLMRSLFEAPRHRRMYLAHIRAILEDQVASGTAGQLGEQVRALIDPHVQADTNKFYSYQGFLDNFNDQVSFTIAYPGLAQLMNGRIAYMQGVPGFTGQPVISAPQHSPGDIGTGQQLTITCAISGCDTAFIAYRFGSAGRFAKAALLDDGAHGDGAAGDGTYGAVITAETNLIEYYIYAENATAGEFSPRGAAYMTHRVFTRIEPGVLVINELMADNRVQPDASGATGDWIELFNAGGSTISTAGLHLSDDAADPQEWALPAFTLAPGEYLIIWADDREWVDDYHASFKLDAEGEALLLAYDAENIIDQVAFGPQYPIYSWARSPNGTGGFTRMAPTFKGYNLVLPGYEVDAAFQIWPNPASSTVHAFIDRDGDYEVEVVRADGRRMLGPIKRSSRQLVEVDAYGLPSGHYTLRAVFSDAILSKPFIIIP; this is encoded by the coding sequence ATGCGAGCGCGTTCCTTGCTGACGATCACGGCGATTGCGGCCACGCTCCTAGCGCGGCCGCAATCGCCGCTTTTCGACCTCGGTGCCGTGCATGAGATCCGTATCGGATTCGAGGAGGCGGATTGGCGCACCCGCCTCGAGGACCTGTACACCGAAGGACAGAACGGCCGGCTCGTAGGCGATGTCTCCATCGACGGCACCGTGCTCGCGGGCTGCGGCATCCGCTTCAAGGGCTATAGCTCTTACAGTGCGGGCCGCATCAAGAATCCCTTCAACATCGATCTCAATCACACGGTGAGCGGCCAGGACTACCAGGGCCAGAAGAAGATCAAGCTCAGCAACGTGTTCCAGGATCCCAGCTTCCTGCGCGAAGTGCTCACGTACGCGATCGCGCGCGAGTACATGCCGGCCTCACGGGCAAGCTATGCCAACGTCTTCGTGAACGACACGCTCCAGGGCCTCTACGTGATCACCGAGGATGTCGGCAACGATTTCCTTCGCGCGCATTTCGGCGAGAATGACGGCAGCTTCTTCAAGGGCAATCCGCCCACGGTCGATCTTACCGGTGACAATTGCAACTTGAGCGATGCGCCCGGCGCTGACAGCGCAGCCTATTCCGGGATCTATGAGTTGCAGAGCGATGCCGGCTGGGGCCATCTGCTCGAGCTGATCGAGGCGCTGAATACGCAGCCGCAGCGGATCGACAGCGTGCTGAACGTGGACCGCGCCCTTTGGATGCACGCGCTCAACTATGCGCTCATCAACTTCGACAGCTACGTGGGCTATGCCCAGAACTACTACCTGTACCGTGACCGCGAGGGCTTGTGGAACACGATCCCATGGGACATGAACATGAGCTTCGGCGCTTTCCGGCTCTCTGATGCGAGCACCTATTGGAATGGCTTCAGCGTGAACCAGGCCATGAGCATCGACCCGCTGAGCCACTACAACGGCGTGAGCGTCTCGGAGCGGCCTCTGATGCGGAGCCTGTTCGAGGCCCCCAGGCACCGGCGCATGTACCTCGCGCACATCCGCGCCATCCTTGAGGACCAGGTGGCAAGCGGAACCGCAGGGCAGCTGGGGGAGCAGGTCCGCGCGCTGATCGATCCGCACGTGCAGGCCGACACGAACAAGTTCTACAGCTATCAGGGCTTCCTCGACAACTTCAACGACCAGGTGAGCTTCACCATCGCTTATCCCGGCCTTGCGCAGCTCATGAATGGCCGGATCGCCTACATGCAGGGCGTTCCCGGTTTCACGGGACAGCCGGTGATCAGCGCGCCGCAGCACTCACCGGGTGACATCGGCACGGGCCAGCAGCTCACCATCACCTGCGCGATCTCCGGATGCGACACCGCGTTCATCGCGTACCGCTTCGGCTCCGCTGGGCGCTTCGCGAAGGCCGCCTTGCTCGACGATGGCGCGCATGGCGATGGGGCAGCGGGCGACGGAACCTACGGTGCGGTCATCACGGCCGAAACGAACCTGATCGAGTACTACATCTATGCGGAGAACGCCACTGCCGGCGAGTTCAGCCCTCGCGGAGCGGCCTACATGACTCATCGCGTATTCACGCGCATCGAGCCGGGCGTGCTGGTGATCAATGAGCTCATGGCCGACAATCGCGTCCAGCCGGATGCCTCTGGCGCCACCGGCGATTGGATCGAGCTCTTCAATGCGGGCGGCAGCACCATCAGCACCGCCGGATTGCATCTGAGCGACGATGCGGCCGATCCGCAGGAATGGGCCCTGCCCGCCTTCACCCTCGCGCCCGGCGAGTACCTCATCATCTGGGCCGACGACCGTGAGTGGGTGGATGACTACCACGCGAGCTTCAAGCTCGATGCAGAAGGGGAGGCCTTGCTGCTCGCCTACGACGCGGAGAACATCATCGATCAGGTCGCCTTCGGGCCCCAGTACCCGATCTATTCCTGGGCGCGATCGCCCAACGGCACCGGCGGATTCACCCGCATGGCGCCCACTTTCAAGGGCTATAACTTGGTGCTGCCGGGTTATGAGGTTGATGCGGCCTTCCAGATATGGCCCAACCCGGCGAGCTCCACCGTGCATGCCTTCATCGACCGCGATGGCGATTACGAAGTGGAGGTCGTCCGCGCCGATGGGCGGAGAATGCTCGGGCCGATCAAACGGAGCAGCCGCCAGCTCGTCGAAGTGGACGCCTACGGATTGCCATCCGGCCATTACACCTTGCGCGCCGTCTTCAGCGACGCGATCCTCAGCAAACCCTTCATCATCATCCCATGA
- a CDS encoding aryl-sulfate sulfotransferase: MLRTCVLASLMASALGGAAQFDGFALYNLSNQTTARLINANQQIAYTWTCPTNFSYAMALKPNGNLVRSAVNSGNQISSAAVGGRIQELNPQGQVVWDFIYSTADHVQHHDICLMPNGNVLLLAYVKRTLAQLQALGYTGSSAKYPGRIVEIQPTGSTAQVVWQWEMQDRFIQYVDPSKPNYMTIGENPHRMNINVAISGGGGGNAIDWFHENGVDYNEELDQIVFSARYLSEIFVIDHSTTTAEAAGHTGGNGGRGGDFLFRWGKPANYGVTGTQRITAAVHDPKWVKGGAMEGWISFFNNSGGSGNSSVVDAINPTMDGFNYPWTPGTVWGPAIHDFRHQCLANSGGQSAAELMPNGNVFCAVSQQYMYEVNSSNTVVWQYNAGPQKGFRYTCDHPGIINLLNDPCGITTDAPTLEGQAAFGLHPNPAQAQVSLQGVNVEALRAFVVLDASGREVKRTVPGWTIDVSDLPNGVYTVALEHGTGERQSRRLVVAH; the protein is encoded by the coding sequence ATGCTCCGAACCTGCGTGCTCGCCTCGCTCATGGCCTCGGCTCTAGGGGGGGCGGCCCAATTCGATGGCTTCGCCCTGTACAACCTGAGCAACCAGACCACGGCGCGCTTGATCAATGCCAACCAGCAGATCGCTTACACGTGGACATGCCCCACCAACTTCAGCTATGCCATGGCGCTGAAGCCCAATGGCAACCTGGTGCGCAGCGCGGTGAACAGCGGCAACCAGATCAGTTCCGCAGCGGTGGGCGGTCGGATCCAGGAGCTCAATCCGCAAGGACAGGTGGTCTGGGATTTCATCTATTCCACCGCCGATCATGTGCAGCACCACGACATCTGCTTGATGCCCAACGGCAATGTGCTGCTCTTGGCTTACGTCAAAAGAACCTTGGCTCAGCTCCAAGCCCTGGGATACACTGGCAGTTCAGCCAAGTACCCTGGCCGCATCGTTGAGATCCAACCCACGGGCAGCACGGCTCAGGTAGTGTGGCAATGGGAGATGCAGGACAGGTTCATCCAGTACGTTGATCCCAGCAAGCCGAACTACATGACCATCGGGGAGAATCCGCACCGCATGAATATCAATGTGGCGATCTCGGGCGGTGGTGGGGGCAACGCCATTGATTGGTTCCACGAGAACGGGGTCGACTATAACGAAGAGCTCGACCAGATCGTGTTCAGCGCGCGTTATCTGAGCGAGATCTTCGTGATCGACCACAGCACCACCACGGCCGAGGCAGCAGGGCACACCGGCGGCAATGGCGGGCGCGGCGGCGATTTCCTGTTCCGATGGGGCAAGCCGGCCAACTACGGCGTCACGGGCACCCAGCGAATCACGGCCGCCGTGCACGATCCCAAGTGGGTGAAGGGCGGCGCCATGGAGGGCTGGATCTCCTTCTTCAACAACAGCGGCGGCTCAGGCAACTCATCGGTTGTCGATGCGATCAATCCGACGATGGACGGTTTCAACTACCCCTGGACGCCCGGTACGGTCTGGGGGCCTGCCATCCACGATTTCCGGCACCAGTGCCTGGCCAATTCCGGCGGGCAGAGCGCAGCCGAGCTCATGCCCAATGGCAATGTTTTCTGCGCGGTATCCCAGCAGTACATGTACGAGGTGAACAGCAGCAATACGGTGGTATGGCAGTACAACGCAGGCCCGCAGAAGGGCTTCCGCTACACTTGCGACCATCCGGGCATCATCAACCTGCTCAATGATCCCTGCGGCATCACCACCGATGCGCCGACGCTTGAGGGGCAGGCGGCATTCGGCCTGCACCCGAACCCTGCGCAGGCTCAGGTTAGCCTGCAAGGGGTCAACGTGGAGGCCCTGCGCGCATTCGTGGTGCTGGATGCCAGCGGCAGGGAGGTGAAGCGCACGGTGCCCGGCTGGACCATTGATGTGAGCGACCTGCCCAACGGCGTGTACACCGTTGCGCTGGAGCACGGAACAGGCGAAAGGCAATCCAGAAGGCTGGTTGTGGCGCATTGA